Proteins from a single region of Eremothecium gossypii ATCC 10895 chromosome VI, complete sequence:
- the DUN1 gene encoding serine/threonine protein kinase DUN1 (Syntenic homolog of Saccharomyces cerevisiae YDL101C (DUN1)), with protein MLSLIPNKEQKIKIFDQPVIKIGRSRSCDVVLGEPDISTVHCELNLVEVDLDGDQKKLYNIVDRSRNGTFINGNRLMRKDYLLRNGDRIVFGKSASFLFKYVHVEACEQPTDSPARPADEEKNSVFKKPLFSSQNTTRKPLRGKENRGVSFFDRYIPGKELGSGHYAIVKEAINKITGQSVAVKIFHPQKNDDAKKTRQFREETKILMGLNHENIVKLLERFVEPLSKSQVQTYLVLEKIQDGELFDRIVRKTKLQQDETRALFKQILAGLKYLHDRNIIHRDIKPENILLSIRRRTSPDQVQLGPWDEDELDITVKIADFGLAKFTGEMQFTTTLCGTPSYVAAEVLTKTGYTSKVDLWSAGVLLYVCLCGFPPFSDQLAPPSMKEQILQGKFAFYSPYWDEIDDSVLHLISNLLVVDPAKRYSVRDAIGHEWLTKTDDSKTSKVERPRLSETNVPKTYSELSSIQQTASK; from the coding sequence ATGCTAAGTCTGATACCAAATAAAGAACAGAAGATCAAAATATTTGATCAGCCGGTGATCAAAATTGGCCGCAGCAGGTCATGCGATGTCGTGCTGGGGGAGCCAGATATCTCAACTGTACACTGCGAGCTGAACCTGGTGGAGGTGGACCTGGACGGCGACCAAAAGAAATTATATAACATCGTGGATCGCAGCCGAAATGGGACGTTTATCAATGGGAATAGACTGATGCGGAAGGACTACCTTCTAAGAAATGGGGACCGAATTGTGTTCGGCAAAAGTGCTTCGTTCCTGTTCAAATACGTGCATGTTGAAGCGTGCGAGCAGCCCACGGATAGCCCAGCGCGCCCTGCAGATGAAGAGAAGAACAGTGTATTCAAGAAGCCACTTTTCAGTAGCCAGAATACGACCAGAAAGCCTCTAAGAGGCAAGGAAAACAGAGGTGTTTCATTTTTTGATAGATATATTCCTGGTAAGGAATTGGGATCTGGGCATTACGCGATCGTCAAAGAAGCGATCAACAAGATAACTGGCCAATCGGTGGCTGTCAAGATATTTCATCCGCAGAAGAATGATGATGCAAAGAAAACCCGGCAGTTTCGCGAGGAGACAAAGATATTAATGGGTCTAAATCATGAAAATATTGTGAAACTCCTTGAAAGATTTGTAGAACCTTTGAGCAAAAGTCAGGTACAGACATACCTCGTATTGGAGAAAATTCAAGATGGTGAATTGTTCGACAGAATTGTACGAAAGACAAAGCTACAACAGGATGAGACGCGTGCCTTATTTAAGCAGATACTTGCTGGGCTAAAGTACCTGCATGATAGGAACATCATCCACAGAGACATTAAACCGGAGAATATATTACTAAGCATAAGGAGAAGAACTTCCCCAGATCAAGTCCAGCTGGGCCCCTGGGATGAAGATGAGCTTGACATAACTGTAAAAATCGCGGATTTCGGGTTGGCGAAGTTTACAGGGGAGATGCAATTTACAACTACTTTATGTGGTACGCCTTCATACGTAGCTGCGGAAGTTCTCACAAAAACTGGGTACACATCCAAAGTCGACCTTTGGAGCGCAGGTGTATTACTGTATGTTTGTCTATGTGGATTTCCGCCATTTAGTGACCAATTAGCGCCGCCTTCTATGAAAGAACAAATACTACAGGGTAAATTTGCTTTCTACTCGCCATATTGGGATGAAATTGACGATTCAGTCCTACATTTAATTTCGAACCTTCTAGTGGTCGACCCAGCTAAAAGATACTCAGTACGAGACGCCATTGGCCATGAGTGGTTAACCAAAACAGATGATAGTAAAACTTCAAAGGTTGAACGGCCTCGGCTATCAGAAACAAATGTGCCAAAAACTTATTCAGAGTTATCCAGTATTCAACAAACAGCAAGTAAATAA
- the CVM1 gene encoding Cvm1p (Syntenic homolog of Saccharomyces cerevisiae YMR160W), which translates to MVLTRLARHIFELYIGWAGQQAGAGDKQARHSCRLSMSAVSQDGAEFHKADRFEEGEQLQPQPDGQRRWFPWFGSAVSGHSDVDTAVTESSVPTVALPPLQAPTTSLLQSVVGWMPFWQTAEDGLLIDQSTEYHQLTAKQVHTLEQEALQAVARGNDSWCWHTEYLPDMGDMAGVWGLVEGELSVANTGSQNCQLPLKEYPLEVCPLEHQSEYVVGVNNSVLLPGHSPVEYFHPMPWTTRIASAVRGYYEPGRESHLYLKKETEGTLKDKKVIIISIVGSLPERYEKMVLEKACSARYLGERLSEQLQSEAPRSISGISIHSPLDRKPIEDCVKECLMLLCNWRTSFQEYDALFVAGVYHSVPLAIYLIEEIIKHQSLFQLNRKSTIGLLSFNSCLRGYQFWDHSVDTIIEEDTNLQASREKILFQGASKIQREILSKLKNYGKQNTEESLAIKKSLDWLLYNCKSFKMTLVSTLHDNFMTVSQKLAIDYVHPSFVRHIWCDGEQLGLDLQELSARPEFAKFDTTYPRIFAADLDIPKERLFEVYLVSNILLAINLGHEEFIPILQLINPFYISRSFNEHTTPANLKKQIHNEQKLWLAAADARWKNASFCSGSRIPVEAHTIQDLLQYLQYCRLKGSNSLEIRGSMYSDSNIYRAFVHNTIHTAPLLERQHVRVSDHTVVPQSIYNGVNQYDLVWKFHECLSRFIKLRNVPQQPIPTILFTISTDNRFLHRIRKAAFTRNTKESLRRLDLLWHSYNEWKPQTKGLKQLQEILSVLTLYSTTDDLVKDIAR; encoded by the coding sequence ATGGTCCTAACGAGGTTGGCACGGCATATTTTTGAGTTATATATAGGGTGGGCGGGGCAAcaggcgggcgcggggGACAAGCAAGCCAGACACAGTTGCAGGCTATCGATGAGCGCTGTGTCCCAGGATGGCGCGGAGTTTCACAAGGCGGACCGCTTTGAGGAGGGCGAGCAGCTACAACCGCAGCCGGATGGCCAGCGGCGGTGGTTTCCTTGGTTCGGGAGCGCGGTATCGGGCCACAGCGATGTTGACACCGCCGTGACGGAGTCGTCGGTGCCGACCGTagcgctgccgccgctgcagGCGCCCACGACCTCGCTTCTACAAAGCGTGGTGGGATGGATGCCGTTCTGGCAGACCGCCGAGGACGGGCTGCTGATCGACCAGAGCACGGAGTACCATCAGCTGACTGCGAAGCAGGTGCATacgctggagcaggaggcgctgcaggCGGTAGCGCGGGGAAATGACTCCTGGTGCTGGCACACGGAGTACCTGCCGGACATGGGAGACATGGCGGGGGTCTGGGGGCTGGTCGAGGGCGAGCTGAGCGTTGCGAACACCGGGTCACAGAACTGCCAGTTGCCGCTGAAGGAGTATCCGCTCGAGGTGTGTCCGCTGGAGCACCAGTCGGAGTACGTGGTCGGCGTGAACAACTCGGTGCTTCTGCCGGGCCACTCTCCGGTGGAGTACTTCCATCCCATGCCGTGGACGACGCGGATTGCGTCTGCGGTCCGTGGCTACTACGAGCCTGGCCGAGAATCGCACCTTTACCTGAAGAAGGAAACAGAGGGCACTCTGAAGGACAAGAAGGTCATTATCATAAGTATAGTAGGGTCACTTCCCGAACGGTACGAGAAGATGGTGTTGGAAAAGGCATGCTCTGCGCGGTATCTCGGAGAGCGGCTCTCGGAGCAGCTGCAAAGCGAGGCACCGCGGTCGATCAGTGGTATTTCGATCCATAGTCCGCTGGACAGAAAGCCAATAGAGGACTGTGTGAAGGAGTGCCTCATGCTGCTGTGTAATTGGCGCACCTCGTTTCAGGAGTATGACGCCTTGTTTGTCGCCGGCGTGTACCATAGCGTGCCGCTGGCTATCTATCTCATCGAAGAGATCATAAAGCATCAGTCCCTGTTTCAACTGAACCGAAAGTCCACCATTGGCCTGCTTTCATTTAATTCCTGTTTGCGCGGATACCAGTTCTGGGATCATAGCGTGGATACAATCATAGAGGAGGATACCAATCTGCAAGCGAGCAGGGAGAAGATTCTGTTCCAAGGTGCGTCCAAAATCCAACGTGAAATCCTATCCAAGCTCAAGAACTACGGGAAGCAGAACACTGAGGAATCATTGGCGATAAAAAAGTCCCTTGACTGGCTGCTGTACAACTGCAAGTCATTCAAGATGACTTTGGTCAGCACTCTGCACGATAACTTCATGACGGTTTCCCAGAAGCTTGCAATTGACTACGTCCATCCCAGCTTTGTACGACATATTTGGTGTGATGGCGAACAGTTGGGCCTCGATCTGCAGGAACTCAGCGCCAGGCCTGAGTTCGCCAAGTTCGATACTACTTATCCGCGGATCTTTGCTGCAGATCTAGACATTCCCAAGGAAAGACTCTTCGAAGTCTATCTTGTCAGCAATATACTACTCGCGATCAACCTCGGCCACGAAGAATTCATCCCCATCTTGCAGCTCATAAACCCCTTCTACATTTCAAGATCGTTTAACGAGCATACAACACCGGCCAACCTCAAAAAACAAATTCACAATGAGCAGAAGCTGTGGCTAGCTGCTGCGGATGCGCGCTGGAAGAATGCGTCCTTCTGTAGCGGAAGTCGCATCCCCGTCGAGGCCCATACCATCCAAGATCTCCTGCAATATCTGCAGTACTGTAGACTGAAAGGCTCCAATTCCCTCGAAATACGTGGCTCCATGTACTCGGACAGCAACATTTACCGTGCATTTGTCCACAACACTATTCATACCGCCCCATTGCTGGAACGTCAGCATGTCCGTGTCTCTGATCACACCGTTGTTCCACAGAGCATATACAACGGCGTAAACCAGTACGATCTTGTGTGGAAATTTCATGAGTGCCTCAGCCGATTCATCAAGCTACGCAATGTCCCGCAGCAGCCTATACCGACAATTCTGTTCACCATTTCCACCGATAATAGGTTTCTGCATCGTATACGTAAAGCCGCATTCACACGTAATACCAAAGAATCTCTCCGAAGGCTAGATTTATTATGGCATAGCTACAATGAGTGGAAACCCCAAACGAAGGGTTTGAAGCAGTTGCAAGAAATCCTAAGTGTCCTCACGTTGTACAGCACTACCGATGATCTAGTTAAAGATATAGCCCGTTAA
- the ATG16 gene encoding Atg16p (Syntenic homolog of Saccharomyces cerevisiae YMR159C (ATG16)), with the protein MDLHQLYLDRLRQRDRIEGNFCYLFEAAVVLETAQPPQDSRDLVAKSLREELHAHEQEIHKLKDIVHLRSKDAEKLNDEIISLNIENSLLQDKLTALQAEYDKLIQRWLAKAQSEADAMNQGLA; encoded by the coding sequence ATGGACCTGCACCAGCTGTACTTGGACCGCCTCAGACAGCGCGATCGTATAGAGGGCAACTTTTGCTACCTGTTCGAGGCCGCCGTTGTGCTAGAAACCGCACAACCGCCGCAGGACAGCCGCGACCTGGTCGCAAAGAGCCTACGCGAGGAGCTCCATGCGCACGAGCAAGAGATCCACAAGCTCAAGGACATCGTGCATCTGCGCAGCAAAGATGCGGAAAAGCTGAACGACGAGATCATCAGCCTGAACATCGAGAACAGCCTCCTGCAGGATAAGCTGACCGCGTTGCAGGCAGAGTACGACAAGCTGATCCAGCGCTGGCTCGCAAAGGCCCAGTCGGAGGCTGACGCGATGAACCAGGGGCTGGCCTGA
- the PFK2 gene encoding 6-phosphofructokinase subunit beta (Syntenic homolog of Saccharomyces cerevisiae YMR205C (PFK2)) yields MTMEVPLINGTNSVVVTAYSREQYAQCMQFYSAMLRLETLTKGENETVLTNKAVSVRVKYEEDKSRDQEARERREALAAAATTHDWRGEASTVVFSTVDVAKVRQTLGLCQAYPSELAPLEVYTLDPQGNVVGFTQTKNAISTFTNVPSVVGPRHARDSMTVSSAGSSTDLRSFGLDTTAHYPSLPKKSVAGDRKAIAVMTSGGDAPGMNANVRAIVRSVIFKGCRAFTVMEGYEGLVRGGPEYIKECKWEDVRGWSTEGGTNIGTARCMAFRERSGRLLGAQHLIEAGVDALIVCGGDGSLTGADLFRSEWPSLIQELLETGKITQAQYDRYRHLNICGTVGSIDNDMSTTDATIGAYSSLDRICQAIDYLEATAKSHSRAFVVEVMGRNCGWLALMAGIATSADYILIPEKPASSREWQDQMCDIVSTHRSRGKRTTIVIVAEGAIAADLTPITPKDVHQVLVDRLGLDTRITTLGHVQRGGSAVAFDRILATLQGVEAVNAVLESTPDTPSPLIVLNENKIMRKPLMESVALTKSVADAIQAKDFKKAMGLRDPEFVEHLNNFMAINSADHDEPKLRGEKRLNIAIVNIGAPAGGINSAVYSMANYCLSQGHKPFAIYNGWTGLARHESVRTLNWKDMLGWQSRGGSELGTNRTVPEDADIGMIAYYFQKYKFDGLVIVGGFEAFVSLHQLERARENYPAFRIPMVLIPATLSNNVPGTEYSLGSDTALNALMEYCDVVKQSAASTRARVFVVDVQGGNSGYLATHAALAVGAQVSYVPEEGISLEQLSQDIETLRESFEKAHGKGKHGKLILKSTNASKVFTTAVLADVITAEAKGDFDAKSAVPGHVQQGGLPSPIDRTRGTRLAVRAIGFIEAKQDVIREARENEEAFDCADKAVSHTAAVLGITGSQLKFTSIRQLYDLETEFSKRMPKVIHWEPTRAIADHLEGRKRVTV; encoded by the coding sequence ATGACTATGGAAGTGCCGCTGATTAATGGAACGAACAGTGTGGTGGTGACGGCGTACTCAAGGGAGCAGTACGCCCAGTGCATGCAATTCTACTCGGCCATGCTGCGGCTCGAGACGTTGACCAAGGGCGAGAACGAGACGGTGCTTACGAACAAGGCCGTGTCGGTGCGCGTGAAGTACGAGGAGGACAAGTCACGTGACCAGGAGGCGCGGGAGCGCCGCGAGGCCCTagcggctgcggcgacAACGCACGACTGGCGCGGGGAGGCGTCGACGGTTGTGTTTTCCACAGTGGATGTGGCGAAGGTGCGGCAGACGCTCGGCTTGTGCCAGGCGTATCCGTCGGAACTGGCGCCTCTGGAAGTGTACACCTTGGACCCCCAGGGCAATGTGGTCGGGTTCACGCAGACGAAAAACGCGATCTCGACGTTCACAAACGTCCCGAGTGTGGTCGGTCCACGGCACGCTCGCGACTCGATGACGGTGTCGTCAGCGGGCTCATCCACAGATCTGCGTTCGTTCGGACTAGATACAACTGCGCACTACCCCTCCTTGCCAAAGAAGAGCGTGGCCGGCGACCGCAAGGCCATTGCGGTAATGACGTCAGGTGGCGATGCGCCCGGCATGAACGCGAACGTGCGCGCGATAGTTCGCAGCGTCATTTTCAAGGGATGTCGTGCATTCACCGTCATGGAGGGCTATGAGGGTCTTGTGCGCGGCGGGCCAGAGTATATCAAGGAGTGCAAGTGGGAGGACGTCAGAGGCTGGTCTACCGAAGGCGGTACTAACATCGGGACTGCGCGTTGCATGGCGTTCCGTGAACGCAGCGGTAGGCTGCTCGGTGCACAACACCTGATCGAGGCCGGTGTGGATGCGTTGATTGTGTGTGGTGGAGACGGCTCGCTTACTGGTGCCGATCTATTCAGGTCTGAGTGGCCCTCCTTGATACAGGAGCTGCTAGAAACCGGCAAGATTACACAGGCGCAGTATGACAGGTACCGCCACCTAAATATTTGCGGCACGGTAGGCTCGATCGACAATGACATGTCAACCACGGACGCAACTATTGGAGCGTACTCCTCGCTGGACCGTATTTGCCAGGCCATTGACTACCTTGAGGCAACGGCAAAATCGCACTCTCGTGCCTTTGTTGTCGAAGTAATGGGCAGAAACTGTGGTTGGTTGGCTTTGATGGCAGGTATTGCCACAAGTGCAGACTACATCTTGATTCCAGAAAAGCCCGCCTCCTCCCGGGAGTGGCAAGATCAGATGTGCGATATTGTAAGCACTCACAGATCCAGAGGCAAACGGACGACGATAGTCATTGTCGCCGAAGGTGCCATTGCTGCCGATCTAACCCCTATTACTCCAAAGGACGTCCACCAGGTGCTTGTAGATAGACTTGGCCTAGACACCAGAATTACCACGCTGGGCCATGTTCAGAGAGGTGGGTCAGCAGTCGCATTTGACCGTATTTTGGCTACCTTGCAGGGTGTTGAGGCAGTTAACGCCGTTCTCGAATCTACTCCAGATACTCCTTCGCCACTAATTGTCCTAAATGAGAACAAAATTATGCGTAAGCCGCTAATGGAATCGGTCGCATTGACTAAGTCTGTTGCGGACGCTATCCAGGCCAAGGACTTCAAGAAAGCTATGGGTTTGCGTGACCCGGAGTTTGTCGAGCATTTGAATAACTTTATGGCTATAAACTCCGCAGACCATGATGAGCCAAAGCTACGTGGTGAGAAGAGATTGAACATTGCTATTGTTAATATTGGTGCCCCAGCTGGTGGTATCAACTCTGCCGTTTATTCCATGGCGAACTACTGTCTGTCGCAAGGCCACAAGCCATTCGCTATCTACAATGGCTGGACTGGTCTAGCTAGACACGAGTCTGTGCGCACGTTGAACTGGAAAGATATGCTTGGCTGGCAATCTCGCGGTGGTTCCGAGTTGGGAACCAACAGAACTGTCCCAGAAGATGCAGACATTGGCATGATTGCCTACTACTTCCAAAAGTACAAGTTTGACGGCTTGGTTATTGTTGGTGGGTTCGAGGCCTTCGTCTCCTTGCATCAATTGGAGCGGGCCCGTGAGAACTACCCAGCTTTCAGAATACCAATGGTACTCATTCCAGCAACACTTTCGAATAACGTCCCGGGCACTGAGTATTCGCTCGGTTCAGACACAGCTCTGAATGCCCTAATGGAGTACTGTGATGTTGTGAAGCAGTCGGCAGCCTCCACAAGAGCGCGGGTCTTTGTCGTCGATGTCCAGGGTGGTAACTCAGGCTATCTGGCAACGCATGCTGCCTTGGCGGTGGGCGCACAGGTTTCCTACGTTCCAGAAGAGGGTATCTCGCTGGAACAGCTCTCACAAGATATTGAGACGCTCCGCGAGTCCTTCGAAAAGGCGCACGGGAAGGGTAAGCACGGTAAACTGATCCTCAAGTCTACGAACGCCTCGAAGGTGTTTACGACGGCCGTTTTGGCTGATGTCATCACAGCTGAGGCTAAGGGTGATTTTGACGCGAAGTCTGCTGTCCCAGGTCACGTGCAACAGGGCGGCCTACCATCGCCAATCGACAGAACCAGAGGAACTCGTCTCGCGGTCCGTGCGATCGGCTTCATCGAGGCTAAGCAGGACGTCATTCGCGAAGCCAGGGAAAATGAGGAGGCCTTTGACTGCGCCGACAAGGCCGTCTCTCACACCGCCGCCGTCCTCGGCATCACCGGCTCCCAACTGAAGTTCACCTCCATCAGGCAACTCTACGAcctggaaacagagttctCCAAGCGTATGCCAAAGGTTATCCACTGGGAGCCTACCCGCGCGATTGCGGACCATTTAGAAGGCCGCAAGAGGGTAACAGTTTAG
- the INP1 gene encoding Inp1p (Syntenic homolog of Saccharomyces cerevisiae YMR204C (INP1)), translating into MARPTNSAASDVIPPSSKTRMPKIKPFKTIRTTFLKKKNTIGNLVSKGTHSSQSGGHKDSYMGDVESLTLRSPQSRGSWVESIDSKKIHSLSNDRVTLFRYEHVRVTSYQSVRKKYRNSGDSRRGQERMESAVKGTDVLRRERASVIEPRGPLEIYQIITPISKEPSQKVTYLCLGRKEQIIKPILPKLRITMLTREGLQFSVLSFNPENSWKIEFLGALGDSAVPCNVILAFENAVKNICRYTSELNNDPIEEVGTEDDDDLEYLLYSDFAEDDDTGSDITLNREHSSEPSDLLNCSTTNEMINDAFRKAIEHIRHVGSMPLIEAHGVKSFSSQLKIDGEQVDPPPKASPRQRAVSVPVETRTWSKLSTHPVALSTWMDIEYDDIKE; encoded by the coding sequence ATGGCCCGTCCCACTAATTCGGCCGCTTCTGATGTTATTCCTCCGAGCAGTAAAACGCGAATGCCCAAGATTAAACCGTTTAAGACCATCCGGACCACATTTctcaagaagaagaacacTATCGGTAACTTGGTAAGCAAGGGCACACACAGCTCACAGTCAGGGGGACACAAAGATAGTTACATGGGAGACGTGGAGTCACTCACACTACGATCCCCACAGAGCCGAGGAAGCTGGGTTGAAAGCATCGATAGCAAAAAGATACATAGCCTCAGCAATGACCGCGTCACTCTCTTTCGATATGAGCATGTGCGAGTGACGAGCTATCAGTCGGTGAGAAAGAAGTACCGCAACAGTGGGGACAGCAGGCGGGGCCAAGAACGTATGGAAAGTGCCGTGAAAGGAACAGATGTACTAAGAAGGGAGCGCGCCAGCGTTATAGAGCCGAGAGGCCCGCTTGAGATATACCAGATCATTACCCCGATATCGAAGGAGCCGTCGCAAAAGGTGACATATTTGTGCTTGGGACGGAAAGAGCAGATTATAAAGCCAATCCTCCCCAAGCTCAGGATCACCATGCTCACCCGTGAAGGATTGCAGTTTTCGGTGCTATCGTTTAACCCGGAAAATAGCTGGAAGATTGAGTTTTTAGGTGCTTTAGGCGACAGCGCTGTCCCCTGCAATGTCATTCTAGCCTTCGAGAACGCGGTAAAGAACATCTGTCGCTATACTAGCGAGCTGAATAATGACCCAATTGAGGAGGTGGGCACGGAAGACGACGACGATCTAGAATACCTGCTGTATAGTGACTTTGCCGAAGATGATGACACAGGGAGTGACATCACACTGAATAGGGAGCATTCGTCCGAGCCTTCCGACTTGCTGAATTGTTCGACAACTAATGAGATGATTAACGATGCATTCAGAAAAGCGATTGAACACATAAGGCACGTCGGCTCCATGCCATTGATCGAAGCTCACGGCGTAAAAAGTTTCAGCTCCCAACTGAAGATAGATGGAGAGCAGGTAGATCCACCGCCCAAGGCGAGTCCAAGGCAGCGCGCGGTCAGTGTCCCAGTTGAGACGCGCACCTGGAGCAAGCTTTCGACACATCCCGTTGCATTGTCTACTTGGATGGACATTGAATACGATGATATTAAAGAATGA
- the TOM40 gene encoding TOM complex pore protein TOM40 (Syntenic homolog of Saccharomyces cerevisiae YMR203W (TOM40)) → MSATNPLSLGDFSKISPLPGIAAVPEQRTESFWSSNPISSYLISVYNNIHAHRQTLSLVNPGTMENLNKEVSRDVFLTQYFFTGLRADLNKAFALNPAFQTSHTFSMGSENLPNYAFSALFANDDLFMQGNVDNDLSLSGRLHYGWDKNNVSKVTLQVSQGQPTMCQLEQDFQGSDFSLNLKTLNPSLSADGTFSGVAVGSILQSITPQLAVGIEAVYSRGQSSMPADAAVSYATRYVSAKQDWIFSGQLQANGALTASFWRKVASNVEAGVESTLQASMVPIMDPVIGQPIGIQPTIEGLTTIGAKYEYRQSVFRGFINSNGRVGCFLERKILPTLSVLFCGEIDHFKSDSKLGCGLQFETAGSEELLMMQQGLDANGNPLPLPA, encoded by the coding sequence ATGTCGGCCACCAATCCATTGTCGCTGGGTGATTTCTCCAAGATCTCGCCGCTTCCAGGCATCGCTGCCGTTCCGGAGCAGAGAACCGAGTCATTCTGGTCTTCGAACCCCATATCGTCGTATCTAATATCGGTGTACAACAACATCCATGCACACCGGCAAACGCTGTCGCTGGTGAACCCGGGGACGATGGAAAACCTTAACAAGGAGGTGTCCCGCGACGTGTTCCTGACGCAGTACTTCTTCACCGGGCTGCGGGCGGACCTGAACAAGGCGTTTGCGTTGAACCCTGCATTCCAGACATCGCACACGTTCTCGATGGGATCGGAGAACCTGCCCAACTACGCGTTTTCCGCGCTGTTTGCCAACGACGATCTGTTCATGCAGGGCAATGTAGATAACGATCTGTCGTTGTCCGGGCGTCTGCACTACGGCTGGGACAAGAACAACGTTTCCAAGGTCACGCTGCAGGTGTCTCAGGGGCAGCCCACGATGTGCCAGCTTGAGCAGGACTTCCAGGGCTCGGACTTTTCTCTAAACTTGAAGACTTTGAACCCATCTTTGTCCGCTGACGGTACTTTCTCCGGTGTTGCTGTGGGCTCCATCCTGCAGAGCATTACTCCACAACTGGCTGTTGGTATTGAGGCTGTCTACTCCCGTGGCCAAAGCTCCATGCCTGCCGATGCCGCCGTTTCCTATGCTACCCGTTACGTCTCCGCCAAGCAGGACTGGATCTTCTCCGGTCAGCTACAGGCTAATGGTGCGTTGACTGCTTCTTTCTGGAGGAAGGTTGCCTCCAATGTTGAAGCCGGCGTTGAGTCCACTCTGCAGGCTTCGATGGTTCCAATCATGGACCCAGTCATTGGCCAGCCAATTGGGATCCAGCCAACAATTGAGGGTCTAACCACCATTGGTGCGAAGTACGAATACAGACAATCGGTCTTCCGCGGTTTCATTAACTCTAATGGCAGAGTGGGCTGTTTCCTAGAGCGCAAGATCTTGCCCACGCTTTCCGTCCTGTTCTGTGGTGAAATTGACCACTTCAAGAGTGACTCGAAGCTAGGTTGTGGCTTGCAGTTTGAAACGGCCGGCAGCGAAGAGCTGCTGATGATGCAGCAGGGCTTGGACGCAAATGGCAACCCATTGCCGCTCCCTGCTTAA